One genomic segment of Chitinophaga sancti includes these proteins:
- the metE gene encoding 5-methyltetrahydropteroyltriglutamate--homocysteine S-methyltransferase, whose amino-acid sequence MQTNVPGYPRIGSNRELKKANEAYWAGRISLEKLQMTARQLRRQNWETLRDAGIDLIPSNDFSYYDQVLDMCLMTNTIPARFQALQATQVSASSPELYFGMARGYQKNGFDLTAMEMTKWFDTNYHYLVPEFDGTQQFALTYNKALEEFEEAKALGIHTKPVLIGPVSFLLLGKIKDEKLQVADLLDKLLPVYISLLQSLENAGATWIQIDEPTLVLDLTPQEQAMFSYAYSKIAAVLSSVKLLLTTYFGSLQDNTALTLKLPVNALHIDLVRAPEQLEVVLAHAPKHLQLSLGVVNGRNIWKNNYEDSLALIKKAIAVLGEERVMIGSSCSLLHSPYDLDMEELTPQLKNWMAFAKQKVYELVDIRKILDGEHAILDSDNAIRNGEHATLDSDNAIRNGEHAILAANKAAMQERATATIIHKPAVKARLAALTANDANRKSEFAIRQQAQEAVLKLPLFPTTTIGSFPQTEDIRKLRADVKKGVITQDDYDIAIRKAIGESVQLQERLQLDVLVHGEFERNDMVEYFGEQLEGFVFTKNGWVQSYGSRCVKPPIIYGDVSRPEPMTVAWSSYAQSLTRQPMKGMLTGPVTILQWSFVRDDQPRADTTLQIALAIRDEVNDLEKAGIRVIQVDEPAIREGLPLRRADWGAYLEWAVKAFRVAVSGVEDATQIHTHMCYSEFNDIIDSIAAMDADVITIETSRSQMELLEVFSTFRYPYEIGPGVYDIHSPRVPTVAEMTALLDKAAQLLPARNIWVNPDCGLKTRKWPETEQALRNMVSAAQQMRVAIKQPI is encoded by the coding sequence ATGCAAACGAATGTTCCCGGCTATCCGCGCATTGGTAGCAACAGAGAATTGAAGAAAGCAAACGAAGCGTATTGGGCAGGCAGGATCTCTTTGGAGAAATTGCAGATGACTGCCAGACAGCTTCGCCGTCAGAACTGGGAAACCCTCCGTGATGCCGGGATTGATCTGATCCCTTCGAATGACTTTTCTTATTATGACCAGGTACTGGACATGTGTTTGATGACGAATACGATTCCTGCCAGGTTTCAGGCATTGCAGGCTACACAGGTGTCAGCGAGTAGTCCTGAGTTGTATTTTGGTATGGCGCGTGGGTACCAGAAAAATGGGTTTGACCTGACGGCGATGGAAATGACGAAATGGTTTGATACGAACTATCATTATCTCGTCCCTGAGTTTGATGGTACACAGCAATTTGCTTTAACTTATAATAAAGCCCTGGAAGAATTTGAAGAAGCCAAAGCATTGGGGATCCATACCAAACCAGTGCTCATTGGGCCTGTGAGCTTCTTATTGTTGGGTAAGATCAAAGATGAAAAATTGCAGGTGGCAGATTTGCTGGATAAATTATTGCCTGTATATATATCCCTGTTACAGTCTTTGGAAAATGCAGGAGCTACCTGGATCCAGATAGATGAACCTACGCTGGTGCTGGATCTGACACCACAGGAGCAAGCAATGTTTTCATATGCTTATAGTAAGATTGCAGCCGTCCTTTCATCCGTCAAATTGTTATTGACCACATATTTTGGTAGCCTGCAGGATAATACTGCGTTGACTTTAAAGCTGCCGGTAAATGCATTGCATATTGATCTGGTGCGTGCACCGGAGCAATTAGAAGTTGTTTTGGCGCATGCGCCCAAACACCTGCAACTGTCATTGGGTGTGGTGAATGGAAGGAATATCTGGAAGAATAATTATGAGGATAGCCTGGCATTAATTAAGAAAGCGATTGCCGTATTGGGTGAAGAGAGAGTGATGATTGGTAGTTCCTGTTCATTGCTGCATTCACCGTATGATCTGGATATGGAAGAGCTGACACCACAGTTGAAAAACTGGATGGCGTTTGCGAAGCAAAAGGTGTATGAGCTGGTGGATATCAGAAAAATCCTGGATGGGGAGCATGCGATTCTGGATAGTGATAACGCGATTCGGAATGGTGAGCATGCGACTCTGGATAGTGATAATGCAATTCGGAATGGTGAACATGCGATTCTCGCAGCCAATAAAGCTGCTATGCAGGAAAGAGCCACGGCTACCATCATTCACAAACCAGCTGTAAAAGCGCGTCTGGCGGCATTAACAGCAAACGATGCCAATCGTAAAAGTGAGTTTGCCATTCGTCAGCAGGCACAGGAAGCAGTGCTGAAATTGCCGTTATTCCCTACTACCACCATTGGTTCCTTTCCACAAACAGAAGATATCCGTAAGCTACGTGCTGATGTAAAGAAAGGAGTGATCACACAGGATGATTATGATATAGCCATCCGTAAAGCGATTGGTGAATCTGTACAGTTACAGGAACGTTTGCAATTGGATGTATTGGTGCATGGCGAATTTGAGCGGAATGACATGGTGGAATATTTTGGTGAACAACTGGAAGGATTTGTTTTTACAAAGAATGGTTGGGTACAAAGTTATGGTTCACGATGTGTAAAACCACCTATCATTTATGGTGATGTATCCCGTCCTGAACCAATGACTGTAGCATGGAGCAGTTATGCACAATCGCTGACAAGGCAGCCTATGAAAGGCATGCTGACAGGGCCTGTGACGATATTGCAATGGTCTTTTGTAAGAGATGATCAGCCACGTGCAGATACCACTTTACAAATTGCACTTGCCATCAGGGATGAGGTAAATGACCTGGAAAAAGCGGGTATCAGGGTAATACAGGTAGATGAACCTGCTATAAGAGAAGGCTTACCACTGCGTCGTGCAGATTGGGGAGCGTATTTGGAGTGGGCTGTAAAAGCCTTTAGGGTAGCCGTTTCCGGCGTGGAAGATGCGACGCAGATCCATACACATATGTGCTATAGTGAGTTCAATGATATCATTGATAGTATTGCAGCGATGGATGCAGATGTGATTACGATTGAAACAAGTCGTTCACAAATGGAATTGTTAGAAGTATTCTCCACATTCAGGTATCCTTATGAAATTGGCCCTGGTGTATATGATATTCATTCCCCAAGAGTACCGACTGTAGCAGAAATGACGGCATTGCTTGATAAAGCGGCGCAGTTGCTGCCCGCAAGAAATATATGGGTAAATCCGGATTGCGGATTGAAAACAAGGAAGTGGCCGGAAACGGAACAGGCGTTGAGGAATATGGTGAGTGCTGCGCAGCAGATGAGGGTGGCTATTAAACAGCCGATTTGA
- a CDS encoding cysteine-rich CWC family protein — protein MAEHETVSCPRCNNTFECRVGSILRCQCQEVTLNEEERLFIAAHYLGCLCATCMEEMKKKYKEEQLFKR, from the coding sequence ATGGCAGAACATGAAACCGTCAGCTGTCCACGCTGTAACAATACATTCGAATGCCGGGTCGGCTCTATTCTTCGCTGCCAATGCCAGGAGGTTACGCTTAATGAAGAAGAACGATTATTTATTGCAGCACACTATCTAGGCTGCCTTTGCGCCACTTGTATGGAAGAGATGAAAAAGAAATACAAAGAAGAACAATTATTTAAGCGATAA
- a CDS encoding peptidylprolyl isomerase, producing the protein MQAVKNGDTVRVHYHGRLTNGTTFDSSEGRDPLEFQVGAGMVIKGFDSGVVDMIPGDKKTLNIPVEEAYGPKNDELIMDFPKQNIPEDLNPQVGMELQMSNPQGQVFPVKVTAISSEFITLDANHPLAGEPLVFDIELVEIV; encoded by the coding sequence ATGCAAGCAGTTAAAAACGGAGATACGGTGCGTGTGCATTATCATGGCCGTCTGACCAACGGAACTACATTTGATTCCTCCGAAGGCAGAGACCCGCTGGAATTTCAGGTTGGCGCCGGTATGGTTATTAAAGGCTTCGACAGTGGTGTGGTGGATATGATACCAGGAGATAAGAAAACCCTGAATATTCCCGTTGAAGAGGCTTATGGCCCTAAAAACGACGAGTTGATCATGGATTTCCCTAAGCAGAATATTCCGGAAGACCTGAATCCCCAGGTAGGTATGGAACTGCAGATGAGCAATCCACAGGGTCAGGTGTTTCCTGTAAAGGTAACTGCTATCAGCAGCGAATTTATCACTTTGGATGCGAATCATCCGCTGGCTGGTGAGCCATTGGTCTTTGATATTGAACTTGTAGAGATCGTATAA
- a CDS encoding DUF1343 domain-containing protein, whose translation MYKFLLSFIISASFLLPAKAQVITGADRTAEYLPLLKGKRVALLVNQTATIGNTHLVDSLLKLKVNIIKIFSPEHGFRGKADAGEKVGNSKDAATGLTIVSLYGKHRKADANDLKDVDILIFDIQDVGTRFYTYISSLQELMESAGENNKPLIVLDRPNPNGHYVDGPVLDTALRSFVGMQPIPIVHGLTVGEYAKLLNGEKWLKNGVQCKLTVITCKQYDHHTYYELPVKPSPNLPNMAAIYLYPSTCLFEGTALSLGRGTDLPFQVFGSPEFPKNLYSFTPHSTEGAKEPPLKDVTCYGYNLTGTPAESRAKMNNQVQLKWLIQAYQLFPNKDKFFISSFNRLAGNTTLQQQIKQGLSEAAIRQSWEPALSHFKTIRKKYLLYAE comes from the coding sequence ATGTATAAATTCCTCCTCTCCTTCATTATTTCGGCCTCTTTCCTGCTGCCGGCAAAGGCACAGGTCATTACCGGGGCAGACCGGACAGCGGAATATCTTCCCCTGCTCAAAGGCAAAAGAGTCGCTCTCCTGGTCAATCAGACAGCCACGATTGGCAATACGCACCTCGTAGATTCATTGTTGAAACTAAAGGTGAATATCATAAAGATCTTCAGCCCTGAACACGGCTTCAGAGGCAAGGCAGACGCCGGCGAAAAAGTAGGCAACAGCAAAGATGCCGCCACTGGTCTCACCATTGTATCGCTCTATGGCAAACATAGAAAAGCTGATGCCAATGATCTGAAAGATGTAGACATCCTCATCTTTGATATCCAGGATGTAGGCACCCGATTCTATACATACATCTCCTCTTTACAGGAACTGATGGAGTCTGCTGGTGAAAATAATAAACCACTCATTGTTCTGGACCGGCCAAATCCAAATGGTCATTATGTAGATGGCCCTGTTCTGGATACGGCGCTTCGTTCTTTTGTCGGCATGCAACCCATCCCTATCGTACATGGCCTCACTGTGGGTGAATATGCAAAACTACTGAATGGTGAAAAATGGCTGAAGAACGGTGTGCAATGTAAACTCACTGTGATCACCTGCAAACAGTATGATCACCACACCTACTACGAACTGCCCGTGAAACCCTCTCCCAACCTGCCTAACATGGCAGCTATCTATCTCTATCCAAGTACGTGCCTCTTTGAAGGTACTGCACTGAGTCTGGGCAGAGGTACGGACCTGCCTTTCCAGGTGTTTGGGAGTCCTGAGTTTCCTAAGAACCTGTACTCATTTACACCGCATTCTACAGAAGGTGCGAAAGAACCTCCGCTGAAGGATGTAACCTGCTATGGTTATAACCTGACGGGTACACCGGCAGAGAGTAGAGCGAAGATGAACAACCAGGTACAATTGAAATGGCTCATTCAGGCTTATCAGTTGTTCCCGAATAAGGATAAATTTTTCATCAGCAGTTTCAACAGGTTAGCAGGGAATACTACCTTGCAGCAGCAAATCAAACAAGGCTTGAGCGAGGCTGCTATTCGCCAGAGCTGGGAACCGGCTTTGAGTCATTTTAAAACTATCAGGAAGAAATATTTACTATATGCAGAGTGA
- the fmt gene encoding methionyl-tRNA formyltransferase yields MQSESLRIVFMGTPDFAVASLDILVQNGFNVVGVITAPDKPAGRGLQLQESAVKKYAVSKGLHVMQPEKLKNPEFLEELRGLNADLQVVVAFRMLPEVVWDMPRLGTINVHGSLLPNYRGAAPINWAIINGEKESGVTTFKLQHEIDTGDVMFSQAVAIREDETAGELHDALMATGAELLLKTVTAIAKGDVHEVPQADIKAEDIKHAPKIFKEDCQIKWEGSIDHIYNLVRGLSPYPTAWATLQGKSVKIFKATKEKTVPSVAPGEFVTDGKSYLKIAASDGYLSLVEIQMEGKKRMDIEAFLRGFRAN; encoded by the coding sequence ATGCAGAGTGAGTCTCTTAGGATCGTATTTATGGGTACACCAGATTTTGCAGTGGCGTCACTGGATATACTGGTACAGAATGGATTTAATGTGGTAGGTGTAATTACGGCGCCTGATAAGCCGGCGGGCCGTGGGTTACAACTGCAGGAGAGTGCGGTGAAGAAGTATGCGGTGAGTAAAGGATTGCATGTGATGCAGCCGGAAAAGTTGAAGAATCCAGAGTTTCTGGAAGAGTTGAGGGGGTTGAACGCAGACCTGCAGGTGGTGGTAGCGTTTAGGATGCTGCCGGAGGTGGTGTGGGATATGCCGAGATTAGGGACGATCAATGTGCATGGGTCTTTGCTCCCGAATTATAGAGGGGCGGCCCCGATTAACTGGGCGATTATTAATGGGGAGAAAGAGTCGGGAGTGACAACGTTTAAGTTGCAGCATGAAATTGATACGGGCGATGTGATGTTTAGTCAGGCGGTGGCGATAAGAGAGGATGAAACAGCGGGAGAATTGCATGATGCATTGATGGCGACAGGGGCTGAGCTGTTGTTGAAAACGGTGACGGCTATTGCGAAGGGAGATGTGCATGAGGTGCCGCAGGCGGATATTAAGGCGGAGGATATTAAGCATGCGCCGAAGATATTTAAAGAAGATTGTCAGATTAAGTGGGAGGGTTCAATTGATCATATTTATAATCTCGTTAGGGGATTGAGTCCTTATCCTACTGCGTGGGCGACTTTGCAGGGGAAGAGTGTGAAGATATTTAAAGCGACGAAGGAGAAGACGGTTCCTTCTGTAGCTCCCGGTGAGTTTGTGACGGATGGGAAGAGCTATTTAAAAATAGCGGCGAGTGATGGGTATTTGAGTTTGGTGGAGATACAAATGGAGGGGAAAAAGCGGATGGATATTGAGGCGTTCTTACGAGGGTTTAGGGCGAATTGA
- a CDS encoding LysM peptidoglycan-binding domain-containing protein, with translation MVKSFMTLAVLVLSVAGAYAQDIIQVQGTTPDLYVLHTVKKGETLYSLGRTFSLPIKDIAAENNISADKGLQLGQNVKIPLNSTNFSQKADAASGGAPLYHKVEASETLYRLSLNHNKVPLDNIRRWNNMSGDGLKKDTYVIIGYLKGGGGGAVAHNPTPAPAPTPSPTPSTPAPTPAPVNNTPAPTPTAPVSNNNPAPPVESNPAPSTPAPAPAPAETTKPVTTAGSTFESLYLQQTGNGKNATTEKGPGGWFKSNAAAGKYYALHNTAQRGTIIKVTNPLNGKYIYAKVLETIPQIKQNAGLIIKLSDSALEALGTNDPKFYCELSYEN, from the coding sequence ATGGTAAAATCGTTCATGACATTAGCGGTACTTGTATTATCAGTAGCAGGCGCGTATGCACAGGATATCATCCAGGTGCAGGGAACTACTCCTGACTTGTATGTATTGCACACGGTGAAAAAAGGTGAAACTTTATATAGCCTGGGCAGGACATTCAGCCTGCCTATCAAGGATATAGCGGCGGAGAATAACATTTCGGCCGATAAAGGGCTGCAGCTGGGACAGAATGTCAAGATCCCGCTGAATAGTACAAACTTCTCGCAAAAGGCGGATGCCGCAAGTGGTGGTGCGCCATTGTATCATAAAGTAGAAGCCAGCGAGACATTGTATCGCCTGAGTCTCAATCATAACAAGGTACCGCTGGATAATATCCGCCGTTGGAACAACATGTCTGGCGATGGGTTGAAGAAGGATACCTATGTGATCATTGGTTACCTGAAAGGCGGCGGTGGTGGAGCGGTTGCTCACAATCCGACACCAGCACCAGCTCCTACACCATCTCCTACACCATCTACGCCGGCGCCAACGCCTGCTCCGGTAAATAATACGCCGGCACCTACACCGACAGCTCCGGTTAGTAATAATAACCCTGCTCCGCCAGTAGAGTCTAATCCGGCACCATCTACACCAGCACCGGCTCCTGCTCCTGCAGAAACAACCAAGCCAGTGACAACCGCAGGTTCTACATTTGAATCATTGTATTTACAGCAGACGGGCAATGGTAAAAATGCTACTACAGAAAAAGGGCCTGGAGGTTGGTTCAAGAGTAATGCAGCTGCAGGTAAATATTATGCATTGCACAATACAGCGCAGCGAGGTACGATCATTAAAGTAACGAACCCGCTGAATGGAAAGTATATTTATGCGAAAGTGTTGGAGACGATTCCGCAGATCAAGCAGAATGCTGGTTTGATTATTAAATTGAGTGATTCAGCGCTGGAAGCATTGGGTACAAATGATCCGAAGTTCTACTGTGAATTGAGCTACGAGAATTAG
- a CDS encoding methyltransferase RsmF C-terminal domain-like protein → MDLAAFLRVHAAEEKVTSLRINPNKIKDRDTTEKILGELATNGYSRVPWTTDGYYLAERPSFTFDPYFHAGAYYVQEASSMFLEQVLRQACDLTAPLKVLDLCASPGGKSTLLQSLISPESLLVSNEVIKTRAALLGDNLSRWGAANVVVTNNDPRDFGRLPGFFDVMVVDAPCSGSGLFRREPEAINEWSEENVMLCSQRQQRILADAMPALKEGGILIYATCSYSREEDEEIMDWLQANFELENIPVPLQPDWHIVKTAAEGYRFYPDRVKGEGFFITCFRRKSGEEYSTKKQRNTLTAVDKKDRDKVTPWLQDSDGIFMMAHQGEVLLFPEMMQPAVSVLQQHLYLRKAGVKAGQLAAKELIPDHQLSMSPLVAGDVQKVALTREQALKYLRKEDPAIDVAIKGWALMQYGEMSLGWAKVLPNRINNYYPKELRILKEIQA, encoded by the coding sequence ATGGATTTGGCAGCTTTTTTGCGTGTACATGCGGCGGAAGAAAAGGTGACTTCGCTGCGTATTAATCCGAACAAGATAAAGGATAGGGACACGACAGAAAAAATACTGGGAGAATTGGCTACCAATGGGTATAGCCGGGTCCCATGGACGACTGACGGGTATTATCTGGCTGAAAGGCCGTCTTTTACATTTGATCCATATTTTCACGCAGGGGCTTACTACGTTCAGGAGGCTTCTTCCATGTTTCTGGAACAGGTATTACGGCAGGCATGTGACCTGACTGCTCCCCTCAAAGTGCTGGACCTCTGTGCTTCACCGGGTGGTAAATCTACATTGTTGCAGTCTTTGATCAGTCCGGAGAGCTTGTTGGTATCCAATGAGGTGATCAAAACCCGGGCTGCGCTGCTGGGAGACAATCTTTCCAGGTGGGGAGCTGCCAACGTGGTGGTTACAAACAATGATCCCCGTGATTTTGGTCGGTTGCCGGGTTTCTTCGATGTGATGGTGGTCGATGCGCCTTGTTCTGGTTCAGGATTGTTTCGCAGGGAACCGGAGGCGATCAATGAGTGGTCAGAAGAAAATGTGATGTTGTGTAGTCAGCGACAGCAAAGGATCCTGGCCGATGCCATGCCGGCGCTGAAAGAAGGAGGTATCCTGATCTACGCCACCTGCTCTTACAGCAGGGAAGAAGATGAGGAGATCATGGACTGGTTACAGGCTAATTTTGAGCTGGAAAATATACCGGTGCCTTTACAACCTGACTGGCACATTGTAAAAACCGCAGCAGAAGGATATCGTTTTTATCCTGATAGAGTAAAGGGAGAGGGGTTCTTTATTACCTGCTTCCGCAGAAAATCAGGAGAGGAATATAGCACTAAGAAACAGCGGAATACACTCACAGCAGTCGATAAAAAAGACAGGGATAAGGTGACCCCGTGGTTACAGGACAGTGACGGTATCTTCATGATGGCGCATCAGGGCGAGGTACTATTATTCCCTGAAATGATGCAACCAGCTGTCTCCGTATTGCAGCAGCACTTATATTTGCGAAAGGCTGGGGTCAAAGCAGGTCAGTTGGCCGCAAAGGAACTGATACCTGATCACCAGCTGTCCATGAGTCCTTTGGTGGCAGGCGATGTGCAAAAAGTAGCATTGACCCGTGAACAGGCATTGAAGTACCTGAGAAAAGAGGATCCTGCCATTGATGTAGCTATAAAAGGATGGGCATTAATGCAATATGGAGAAATGTCGCTGGGCTGGGCCAAGGTATTGCCAAACCGTATCAATAATTATTATCCTAAGGAACTCCGTATTCTGAAAGAAATTCAGGCTTGA
- a CDS encoding NAD(P)(+) transhydrogenase (Re/Si-specific) subunit beta, which yields MLSLIYLIGSVTFIVGLKMLSHPATARKGNLIAAGGMTIAILGTIFLYTRNGEHLHNFWWIAGGLLIGGVIGLVSARKVKMTAMPEMVSIFNGMGGACAALISIVEFEHVNAATGSLHLLIIIAGLIIGSVSFAGSVIAWGKLNGKIKDIAFKGQHIFNIFLLVVIVAVAAFVIGVQPVTMLWCMLVVLLLSLLYGVFFVLPIGGADMPVVISLLNSFTGVAAACGGFLYDNPVMLTGGILVGSAGTILTILMCKAMNRSLKNVLIGSFGGSNTTSSHKEQGAYREISLSDTAVVLAYAHKVMIVPGYGLAVAQAQHACHELEVLLEGKGVEVRYAIHPVAGRMPGHMNVLLAEADVPYEKLLEMEQANPRFNTTDVVLVLGANDVVNPAAKSDPASPIYGMPILEVEGAKTVIVNKRSMKPGYAGIENELFFRPKTAMLFGDAKAVMQQLIAEIAQV from the coding sequence ATGTTATCATTGATATACCTGATTGGCTCTGTTACATTTATTGTTGGCCTGAAAATGTTAAGTCATCCCGCCACTGCCCGCAAAGGCAATCTCATAGCCGCGGGAGGGATGACGATCGCGATACTGGGTACGATATTTTTATATACGCGCAATGGGGAACACCTGCATAATTTCTGGTGGATCGCAGGCGGATTATTGATAGGAGGGGTGATTGGATTGGTGTCTGCAAGGAAGGTGAAGATGACGGCTATGCCGGAGATGGTAAGTATATTCAATGGGATGGGAGGGGCGTGTGCGGCATTGATATCGATAGTAGAGTTTGAGCATGTAAATGCAGCAACAGGAAGCCTGCATTTACTTATCATTATTGCAGGATTAATAATTGGCAGCGTATCATTTGCAGGATCCGTGATTGCATGGGGAAAACTAAATGGAAAGATCAAAGACATTGCCTTCAAAGGTCAGCATATTTTCAACATATTCTTGCTTGTGGTAATTGTAGCCGTCGCTGCATTCGTAATAGGAGTGCAGCCGGTTACAATGTTGTGGTGCATGTTGGTCGTGCTACTATTATCGCTGTTATATGGAGTGTTTTTTGTGTTGCCGATAGGAGGTGCGGATATGCCTGTGGTGATTTCATTGCTGAATTCATTTACTGGTGTGGCAGCGGCATGTGGCGGGTTTTTGTATGATAATCCCGTGATGCTGACAGGTGGTATATTAGTAGGTTCTGCAGGAACGATTTTAACGATCCTGATGTGTAAAGCAATGAACCGTTCCCTGAAGAATGTATTGATCGGCAGTTTTGGTGGAAGTAATACTACTAGCAGTCATAAGGAACAAGGCGCATACAGGGAGATCAGTTTGTCAGATACCGCAGTTGTATTAGCTTATGCACATAAGGTAATGATTGTACCCGGATATGGATTGGCAGTAGCACAGGCGCAGCATGCCTGTCATGAATTAGAAGTATTGCTGGAAGGAAAAGGTGTAGAGGTAAGATATGCCATTCATCCGGTAGCAGGACGAATGCCGGGACATATGAATGTGTTGCTGGCAGAAGCAGATGTACCCTATGAAAAATTACTGGAAATGGAACAGGCAAATCCCCGGTTCAATACAACCGATGTAGTGCTGGTATTAGGTGCTAATGATGTAGTGAATCCGGCCGCCAAAAGTGATCCTGCCTCGCCAATTTACGGCATGCCGATATTAGAAGTAGAAGGTGCAAAAACAGTGATTGTCAATAAAAGAAGTATGAAGCCTGGTTATGCAGGCATAGAGAATGAATTGTTTTTCAGGCCAAAGACAGCGATGCTGTTTGGAGATGCGAAAGCTGTGATGCAGCAATTGATTGCGGAGATAGCGCAGGTGTAG
- a CDS encoding NAD(P) transhydrogenase subunit alpha yields MDLFSFFEQHMEMTYVVILSVFLGIEVISRVPSVLHTPLMSGANAIHGVVIIGAIIVMGEAEKDNYLALILGFLAVILGTLNVVGGFVVTDRMLEMFKSKKNK; encoded by the coding sequence ATGGACCTTTTTTCGTTTTTCGAACAACATATGGAGATGACCTATGTGGTGATACTCTCCGTTTTTCTGGGTATAGAAGTTATTTCCCGTGTACCGTCGGTATTACATACACCCCTGATGAGTGGTGCCAATGCCATTCATGGGGTAGTGATTATTGGTGCTATCATCGTGATGGGAGAGGCGGAGAAAGATAATTACCTCGCACTGATCTTAGGTTTTCTCGCTGTCATCTTAGGCACACTGAATGTAGTCGGTGGTTTTGTGGTGACGGACCGTATGCTGGAAATGTTCAAGTCAAAGAAAAATAAATAG
- a CDS encoding Re/Si-specific NAD(P)(+) transhydrogenase subunit alpha has product MIIGVLKEQLPEKRVSLVPDIVKQLGKQGGTVWVEPDAGAAAFYADDTYIQAGAAVRPRQEILQQSDLVCSIQIPEDWQLLRAGTILAGVYQPLHHHELMQQWAAHALTTYSLDNIPRTTRAQSMDILSSQANIAGYKAVLIAAVSYGRYFPMFMTAAGTIAPAKVLILGAGVAGLQAIATARRLGGVVEVFDTRPVVREEVMSLGAKFISVEGAADASHAGGYAVEQSADYKQQQEALIAASIAKADIVITTAQIPGKRAPVLVSEDMINSMRAGSVIVDLAAGTGGNTALTRDQATILHNGITIIGDSNLAASMPADASKLYAKNVFNFLQLLIKDGQLVNNLQDDIVKGACITHEGAVTSERLQAVLK; this is encoded by the coding sequence ATGATTATAGGGGTTCTAAAAGAACAGCTACCAGAAAAAAGGGTTTCTTTAGTACCGGACATAGTAAAGCAGCTGGGAAAACAGGGCGGAACTGTTTGGGTAGAACCAGATGCGGGCGCAGCTGCTTTTTATGCCGATGATACCTATATACAGGCCGGGGCCGCTGTCAGACCCAGGCAGGAAATCCTGCAACAATCCGATCTGGTATGCAGCATACAGATTCCGGAAGATTGGCAGTTACTCCGGGCCGGCACTATCTTAGCCGGTGTTTATCAACCATTGCATCACCACGAATTAATGCAGCAATGGGCTGCGCATGCTCTCACTACTTATAGTCTTGACAACATACCCCGAACTACGCGTGCACAATCGATGGATATACTGAGCTCACAGGCGAACATTGCCGGTTACAAAGCAGTATTGATAGCAGCCGTCTCGTATGGCCGTTATTTCCCCATGTTCATGACAGCAGCAGGAACTATTGCACCTGCCAAAGTATTGATACTGGGCGCCGGCGTAGCAGGGTTACAGGCCATTGCCACTGCACGCAGACTAGGAGGGGTGGTCGAAGTATTTGATACCCGACCGGTAGTAAGAGAAGAAGTGATGAGTCTCGGCGCTAAATTCATCTCCGTAGAAGGCGCTGCCGATGCCTCGCATGCAGGTGGTTATGCAGTAGAACAATCAGCTGATTACAAACAACAACAGGAAGCCCTGATCGCCGCCAGTATTGCGAAAGCAGATATCGTGATCACTACCGCACAGATACCCGGAAAACGCGCACCGGTATTGGTATCAGAAGATATGATCAACAGTATGCGTGCCGGTAGTGTGATCGTAGACCTAGCCGCAGGTACAGGGGGAAACACCGCCCTGACCAGGGACCAGGCCACCATCCTGCACAATGGTATTACCATCATTGGTGATTCCAATCTTGCAGCCAGTATGCCTGCTGATGCCAGTAAACTGTATGCTAAGAACGTATTCAATTTCCTGCAACTACTGATCAAAGACGGTCAGTTAGTCAATAACCTACAAGACGATATCGTAAAAGGGGCCTGTATCACCCACGAAGGTGCAGTGACCAGTGAAAGACTACAGGCCGTATTAAAATAA